One Thermoflexus sp. genomic region harbors:
- a CDS encoding HEPN domain-containing protein: protein MQRADDWLREAQAEWQAAQDLFRNGHWSWCCFTCQQAAEKALKALGEHFRHPLFGHNLNILLDALAVYADIPSEIREACARLNRFYIPTRYPNAFDRGAPVDQFLESDARQALQDAAEVIRFAESSIRPSGSGAL from the coding sequence ATGCAACGAGCGGATGACTGGTTGCGGGAGGCTCAGGCCGAATGGCAGGCAGCCCAGGATCTGTTTCGAAACGGGCATTGGTCCTGGTGCTGTTTCACATGCCAGCAGGCGGCTGAGAAGGCCTTGAAGGCATTGGGGGAGCATTTCCGTCATCCTCTGTTCGGGCATAACCTGAATATATTACTGGACGCCCTGGCCGTTTACGCAGATATCCCTTCTGAGATTCGGGAGGCCTGCGCGCGCCTGAACCGCTTCTATATTCCCACCCGTTATCCGAACGCCTTCGACCGGGGCGCACCCGTCGATCAGTTCCTGGAATCGGACGCCCGGCAAGCCCTCCAGGATGCAGCGGAGGTGATTCGCTTTGCAGAATCTTCCATCCGGCCTTCCGGATCAGGAGCGCTTTGA
- a CDS encoding acyl-CoA dehydrogenase family protein, whose product MHPELLDAIQRLKPLGRWLYDHSTETMWERDTRTLPRDLQRRRRAYRRFAEQFIAPLAREADRDPEGVDLGPLYREAGRRGFLSEAAPWPIGTMPWRAISGRHIFHFALKAEEFCAACGGIGLALLFHDLGMAPLLLCGDLGVWRRWLWPICRANRRGEIRLVAYAITEPEAGSDVEESEGATSARFCTVARKVRGGYVIQGQKVFISGGSRADYVVVFAVLEREDGQPPRVDRDFTAFIVERGREGFRTGRRERKLGQRACDATQLFFDQVFVPETHRIGPERSGWALNRNVLNYSRAVVGAIALGIARGAVEAATRFARETRLGNRPLLAYPEVQVALAELWALTMAMRAMVWQSARYRRPVQGIAAATKALCADLGVYITTRALDLMGDWGYMPAWGVEKALRDVRLNPIYEGTNQINMLALVESFWASDLAGVPYPQIPSEDRSFGRSL is encoded by the coding sequence ATGCATCCGGAGCTGCTCGATGCCATTCAGCGCCTGAAGCCCTTGGGGCGCTGGCTGTATGACCATTCCACGGAAACCATGTGGGAGCGGGACACGCGCACGCTGCCCCGGGATCTGCAGCGGCGTCGCCGGGCCTACCGGCGCTTCGCGGAGCAGTTCATTGCGCCCCTCGCCCGGGAGGCGGATCGAGATCCGGAAGGGGTGGATCTCGGGCCGCTGTATCGAGAGGCCGGCCGTCGGGGTTTCCTCTCCGAGGCCGCGCCGTGGCCCATCGGCACCATGCCCTGGCGGGCGATCTCCGGGCGGCATATCTTCCATTTCGCCTTGAAAGCGGAGGAGTTCTGCGCCGCCTGCGGGGGCATCGGGCTGGCGTTACTGTTCCACGACCTGGGGATGGCCCCGCTGTTGCTCTGCGGCGACCTGGGGGTCTGGCGCCGGTGGCTGTGGCCGATCTGCCGCGCCAACCGGCGCGGGGAGATCCGCTTGGTCGCTTATGCCATCACGGAGCCGGAGGCGGGCTCCGATGTGGAGGAGAGCGAGGGCGCCACCTCCGCCCGCTTCTGCACCGTTGCCCGCAAGGTTCGCGGGGGCTATGTGATCCAGGGCCAGAAGGTCTTCATCTCCGGCGGAAGCCGCGCGGACTACGTGGTGGTGTTCGCGGTGCTGGAGCGGGAGGACGGCCAGCCGCCGCGGGTGGATCGGGATTTCACCGCCTTCATCGTCGAGCGGGGACGGGAAGGGTTCCGGACCGGGCGACGGGAGCGCAAGCTGGGCCAGCGGGCCTGCGATGCCACCCAGTTGTTCTTCGACCAGGTGTTCGTCCCGGAGACCCATCGCATCGGGCCGGAGCGCTCGGGCTGGGCCCTGAACCGGAACGTCCTCAATTACTCGCGGGCGGTGGTGGGGGCCATCGCCCTGGGGATCGCCCGTGGGGCAGTGGAGGCCGCCACCCGCTTCGCCCGGGAAACCCGCCTGGGGAACCGCCCCCTGCTGGCGTATCCGGAGGTGCAGGTCGCCCTGGCCGAGCTGTGGGCCCTGACGATGGCGATGCGGGCGATGGTCTGGCAGAGCGCCCGGTATCGACGCCCCGTTCAGGGGATCGCCGCCGCCACCAAAGCCCTGTGCGCCGATCTCGGGGTTTACATCACCACCCGCGCGCTGGACCTGATGGGGGACTGGGGCTACATGCCAGCCTGGGGGGTGGAGAAGGCCCTGCGGGACGTTCGGCTGAACCCGATCTACGAAGGCACCAACCAGATCAACATGCTGGCCCTGGTGGAATCCTTTTGGGCCTCGGATCTGGCCGGCGTCCCTTACCCCCAGATCCCCTCTGAAGATCGCTCATTCGGCCGGAGCCTCTGA
- a CDS encoding SDR family oxidoreductase, translating into MSYLETLFSLKGKVALLTGGAGVLAGAIARGLGRAGARLVLTDIHPLEGRLAELQAEGLEACGYRMDVLNRAEIEAVAERVRQEAGPVSILINLAGGNMPEATVGPERSFFDLPLEALEKVVALNLFGGAILPSQVFARQMVEAGEGVIINVSSMAAFRPLTRVVGYAAAKAAVSNFTQWLAVHLAQEYSPKIRVNAIAPGFFLTQQNRYLLLDEHGNLTPRGRAILDHTPMGRFGDPEDLIGTVIWLASPASAFVTGVVVPIDGGFNAYAGV; encoded by the coding sequence ATGAGCTATCTGGAAACCTTGTTTTCCCTGAAGGGGAAAGTCGCCTTGCTGACGGGGGGTGCTGGGGTTCTGGCCGGCGCGATCGCTCGCGGCCTGGGCCGGGCGGGGGCCCGCCTGGTGCTCACCGATATCCATCCTCTGGAGGGCCGCCTGGCGGAGTTGCAGGCGGAGGGCCTGGAGGCTTGCGGCTACCGGATGGATGTGCTCAACCGGGCGGAGATCGAGGCGGTCGCGGAACGGGTCCGGCAGGAGGCGGGGCCGGTGAGCATCCTGATCAACCTGGCCGGGGGGAATATGCCGGAGGCCACCGTCGGGCCGGAACGATCGTTCTTCGATCTGCCCCTGGAGGCCCTGGAGAAAGTGGTGGCCCTCAACCTTTTCGGCGGGGCGATCCTCCCCAGCCAGGTTTTCGCCCGACAGATGGTCGAGGCGGGCGAGGGGGTCATTATTAACGTCTCCTCCATGGCGGCCTTCCGCCCTCTGACCCGTGTGGTGGGGTATGCCGCGGCCAAGGCGGCAGTGAGCAATTTCACCCAGTGGCTGGCGGTGCATCTGGCCCAGGAATACTCCCCAAAGATCCGGGTGAACGCCATTGCCCCGGGGTTCTTCCTCACCCAGCAGAATCGATATCTGCTCCTGGATGAGCATGGGAACCTGACCCCTCGAGGCCGGGCGATCCTGGATCATACGCCCATGGGTCGGTTCGGGGATCCGGAGGATCTGATCGGCACGGTGATCTGGCTGGCTTCTCCGGCCAGCGCTTTTGTGACCGGGGTGGTGGTGCCGATCGACGGGGGATTCAACGCTTACGCAGGGGTTTGA
- a CDS encoding gluconokinase, translated as MAQILAVDIGTTHLKAGRFGWDGQLHQVVVRELPLIRDETGRAEHDPEILWDQWVEAVREAAGEASDEIRWLVLSAYQLGLMPVDAAGRPLMGMMTLLDTRPQETFPGLLARMDIGRIYQRTGCPPLFQYPLAKLEWLRVRRPEIFHQARWFVGAKDFLLFRLLGRFLTEPSLATATQLMNVHTLRWDPEILSLVELTEDRLPEVVPPETRIGPLRPEAARALGLRPDVEVIAGVYDGGAVGLGLGAVASGVGAMNLGTTAMIRLVADRPILDRFPQMRLQTYYLAGGRWFPGGAINNAGGVLRWLREALLGLEYAEQDALAEAVGRPTGLLFLPFLTGERYPGISHLASGVIFGLRAHHSRGHLIRAAMEGVAFALRLILEALRASGLPPFRLRAGGGGTRSALWVRILASVLQIPVEIPEVLEPALTGSAALARFAIGAAPDLRSAVREMPVRIYEPVADWVPTYERQFERFQALLEDLEAAFRRHQEAMDLR; from the coding sequence ATGGCCCAGATTCTCGCGGTGGATATCGGCACCACCCATCTCAAGGCCGGGCGCTTCGGATGGGATGGGCAGCTCCATCAGGTGGTCGTCCGGGAGCTCCCGCTGATCCGGGACGAGACCGGACGGGCAGAGCATGACCCGGAGATCCTGTGGGATCAATGGGTGGAGGCCGTGCGGGAGGCCGCTGGAGAGGCCTCGGATGAGATCCGGTGGCTGGTCCTTTCCGCTTATCAGCTCGGCCTGATGCCGGTCGATGCGGCGGGTCGCCCCTTGATGGGGATGATGACCCTCCTGGACACCCGGCCCCAGGAGACGTTCCCGGGGTTGCTGGCCCGTATGGATATCGGAAGGATCTACCAGCGGACCGGGTGCCCGCCCCTCTTTCAATATCCGCTGGCCAAGCTGGAATGGCTTCGGGTTCGCCGGCCGGAGATCTTCCATCAGGCCCGCTGGTTTGTGGGGGCGAAAGATTTCCTCCTCTTCCGTCTTCTGGGAAGGTTCCTGACGGAGCCCTCCCTGGCTACCGCGACGCAGCTGATGAATGTGCACACTCTCCGATGGGATCCCGAGATCCTCTCCCTTGTGGAGCTGACGGAAGATCGCCTGCCGGAGGTGGTCCCTCCAGAAACCCGGATCGGCCCCTTGCGCCCCGAAGCCGCCAGGGCGCTTGGCCTCCGCCCGGACGTGGAGGTGATCGCGGGAGTCTATGATGGGGGAGCAGTGGGCCTGGGACTGGGGGCTGTGGCGTCCGGTGTCGGGGCGATGAACCTGGGGACCACGGCCATGATCCGTCTGGTCGCCGATCGCCCGATTCTGGATCGCTTTCCGCAGATGCGCCTGCAGACGTATTATCTGGCCGGAGGTCGCTGGTTTCCGGGCGGGGCCATTAACAACGCGGGAGGCGTTCTGCGGTGGTTGCGGGAGGCATTGCTGGGCCTGGAGTATGCGGAACAGGATGCTCTGGCCGAGGCCGTCGGGAGGCCGACCGGGCTTCTGTTTCTTCCCTTTTTAACTGGCGAGCGGTATCCAGGGATCAGCCATCTGGCCTCCGGGGTGATCTTCGGCTTGCGGGCTCATCACAGCCGGGGGCATCTCATCCGGGCCGCTATGGAAGGCGTGGCCTTCGCCCTCCGGCTGATCCTGGAGGCGCTGCGGGCCAGCGGTTTGCCCCCATTTCGGCTTCGGGCGGGCGGCGGGGGAACCCGTTCGGCCCTCTGGGTGCGCATCCTGGCTTCCGTGCTCCAGATCCCGGTGGAGATCCCGGAGGTTCTGGAGCCGGCTCTGACAGGAAGCGCTGCCCTGGCCCGGTTCGCGATCGGCGCGGCCCCGGATCTGCGATCCGCGGTCCGGGAGATGCCCGTGCGGATCTACGAACCGGTGGCGGATTGGGTTCCCACATATGAGCGGCAGTTCGAGCGCTTTCAGGCTTTGCTGGAGGATCTGGAGGCGGCGTTCCGCCGCCATCAGGAGGCCATGGACCTCCGATGA
- the gndA gene encoding NADP-dependent phosphogluconate dehydrogenase, with protein MRNSGEIGIVGLAVMGQNLALNFARHGFRVCVYNRTRERTEAFLRDRVRDEPIIPAYTLQEFVQCLERPRRILLMVQAGSAVDQMIEALLPLLEPGDLVMDGGNSHYADTERRMQELAAHGIRFLGVGISGGEKGALLGPSIMPGGSPEAYAMVEGMLIGIAAQSEEGPCCAYMGRGGAGHYVKMVHNAIEYAFMQGIAEAYDFMKTAMGMPVEAIAETFERWNEGTLNAFLTELAARVLRYRDPESGEPLVERIMDRAEQKGTGRWAAQSALELGVPVPTLTAAVIARTLSHFKADRERIGAGFPWPDPRPGSSSEGILADLEAALNLVLLAAFSQGLWLLSEASQVYHYGTDRAEVLRIWRAGCIIRARWLGFLREIVREDPEDPHLLFSARFRAELQQRLPAAGRILRWAFEAGIPMPALSTAVDYVLSMRRSRLPANLIQAQRDAFGAHTYERIDRPGVFHTEWLD; from the coding sequence ATGCGGAACAGTGGCGAGATCGGGATCGTCGGTCTGGCGGTGATGGGCCAGAACCTGGCCCTGAATTTCGCGCGGCACGGATTCCGGGTGTGCGTCTACAACCGGACCCGGGAGCGGACCGAGGCGTTCCTGCGGGATCGCGTGCGGGACGAGCCGATCATCCCCGCCTACACCCTGCAGGAATTCGTGCAGTGCCTGGAACGCCCCCGCCGGATCCTGCTGATGGTCCAGGCCGGGTCGGCGGTGGATCAGATGATCGAGGCGTTGCTTCCCCTCCTGGAGCCGGGGGATCTGGTGATGGATGGCGGAAACTCCCATTACGCGGATACCGAACGTCGCATGCAGGAGCTGGCCGCCCATGGGATCCGGTTCCTGGGGGTGGGGATCAGCGGGGGGGAGAAAGGGGCCTTGCTGGGCCCCTCGATCATGCCGGGTGGGTCCCCTGAAGCCTATGCCATGGTCGAGGGGATGCTCATCGGTATCGCCGCGCAGAGCGAGGAGGGCCCCTGCTGCGCCTATATGGGTCGGGGCGGGGCCGGGCATTACGTGAAGATGGTGCATAACGCCATCGAATACGCCTTCATGCAGGGCATCGCCGAGGCCTATGATTTTATGAAGACGGCCATGGGGATGCCCGTCGAAGCGATCGCGGAAACCTTCGAGCGCTGGAACGAGGGGACGTTAAACGCCTTCCTCACGGAGCTGGCCGCCCGCGTCCTGCGCTACCGGGATCCCGAGAGCGGGGAACCACTGGTGGAGCGGATCATGGATCGCGCGGAGCAGAAAGGGACAGGGCGGTGGGCGGCCCAGAGCGCGCTGGAGCTGGGCGTGCCCGTTCCCACCCTCACCGCGGCGGTGATCGCGCGGACCCTCTCCCATTTCAAGGCGGATCGGGAGCGAATCGGGGCCGGGTTCCCATGGCCGGATCCGCGTCCCGGGTCTTCCTCAGAAGGCATCCTGGCGGATCTGGAGGCGGCGCTGAATCTGGTGTTGCTTGCGGCTTTCTCTCAGGGGCTCTGGCTGCTAAGCGAAGCCTCTCAGGTCTATCACTATGGAACGGATCGAGCGGAGGTCCTGCGGATCTGGCGGGCCGGCTGTATCATCCGCGCCCGCTGGCTGGGGTTCCTTCGGGAGATCGTGCGGGAGGACCCGGAGGATCCGCATCTTCTGTTCAGCGCGCGCTTCCGGGCCGAGCTGCAGCAGCGCCTGCCGGCGGCCGGGCGGATCTTGCGCTGGGCTTTCGAGGCGGGGATCCCGATGCCCGCGCTGAGCACGGCCGTGGATTATGTGCTCTCCATGCGCCGTTCCCGGTTGCCGGCCAACCTCATCCAGGCCCAGCGGGATGCCTTCGGGGCCCATACCTACGAGCGGATCGATCGGCCCGGCGTTTTCCATACGGAGTGGCTGGATTGA
- a CDS encoding D-isomer specific 2-hydroxyacid dehydrogenase family protein has product MRPRIAVVNSSSFGRHFPEHLERLAAMGEVHRLDFPSQIDGRSLAAGLRGFQILIVSVTPRFGPEFFAHKDETWLIARHGIGVDNIHLPSATAHGVLVTRVTPWMERDAVAELTIALLLAVLRRIPEAAAAVREGRWAERAAFVGWELRGKTVGLIGFGNIGSRVGEILARGFHARVLAFDPGVPSEAIREAGAEPVALEELLREADIISLHADLTEENFHMLSHEAFAAMKPGVILVNTARGELIDETALMAALESGRVAGAALDVVEGEPIGPDHPLLRFPNVLIVPHIAAYTHETLRRMGEKVIADVERVLRGEIPEEVVNPEVLPRARAFQK; this is encoded by the coding sequence GTGCGACCGCGCATCGCCGTCGTGAACTCCAGCAGCTTCGGTCGACACTTCCCGGAACACCTGGAGCGCCTGGCCGCCATGGGAGAGGTTCATCGGCTGGACTTCCCCTCGCAGATCGACGGCCGGTCCCTGGCGGCGGGGCTCCGCGGCTTCCAGATCCTCATCGTGAGCGTCACCCCACGGTTCGGCCCTGAGTTCTTCGCCCACAAGGATGAGACCTGGCTGATCGCTCGCCACGGCATCGGGGTGGATAACATCCACCTTCCTTCCGCAACCGCCCACGGAGTGCTGGTGACCCGGGTCACCCCCTGGATGGAGCGGGACGCTGTGGCGGAGCTGACGATCGCCCTGCTGCTCGCCGTCCTCCGTCGGATCCCGGAGGCCGCCGCCGCCGTGCGGGAGGGACGCTGGGCCGAGCGGGCGGCCTTTGTCGGATGGGAGCTTCGGGGCAAGACCGTAGGGCTCATCGGCTTCGGGAACATCGGAAGCCGGGTAGGGGAGATCCTGGCGCGGGGCTTCCACGCCCGGGTTCTGGCCTTCGATCCCGGCGTGCCCTCCGAAGCGATTCGAGAGGCGGGGGCAGAGCCTGTGGCTCTGGAGGAACTGCTCCGGGAGGCCGACATCATCTCGCTGCATGCGGACCTCACCGAGGAAAACTTCCATATGCTCTCCCACGAGGCCTTCGCAGCGATGAAGCCGGGGGTGATCCTGGTGAACACGGCGCGGGGGGAGCTCATCGATGAGACCGCGCTGATGGCGGCCCTGGAATCCGGGCGCGTGGCCGGGGCCGCCCTGGATGTGGTGGAAGGGGAACCCATCGGCCCGGATCATCCCCTTCTCCGTTTCCCCAATGTGCTGATCGTCCCCCACATCGCCGCTTATACCCACGAGACGCTCCGGCGTATGGGGGAGAAGGTGATCGCCGATGTGGAGCGGGTGCTGCGAGGGGAGATCCCGGAGGAAGTGGTAAACCCCGAAGTCCTTCCCCGCGCCCGGGCGTTTCAGAAGTAA
- a CDS encoding tagaturonate epimerase family protein has protein sequence MNPCAEMLSDALRERGFRLLPGSLREIPGRGWVFAARGPGRRAVGWASEVGFPPLVAPLLPEPIPVGRYRVNLYPWIWENYLALRHVLSLTPQRCDRPASFGAGDRLGIATAAQIAAMRRYPVFPVLAQQSPRELARTGRDFQSVLLDAAWGVLEAGYTGPFGADADHLQEEEQLHAAAAAGYSLYTFDLRRALARGPHPWEELPARARSVVAELAGRRIETPRGSWILQESALHEAACRYTPALEDVVRWAGILRDQGIEADLEVSVDETEEETPPEAHAFIAVYLQRRGAALWSLAPRFPGIFEKAVDYEGDVARFARAVTLHAAVARAFGGHRLSLHSGSEKFRILSIFREATGGCFHVKTSGTTWLQAVRVIARVRPELFAELYAIARAHLEESRRDYPIALRPEDLPTALPGDPEAALADRAVRQLFHISYGVLLRERGMAIRELLESHEAEHDAAVRENLERHLETLLK, from the coding sequence GTGAACCCCTGCGCAGAGATGCTCAGCGACGCGCTGCGGGAGCGCGGATTTCGTCTCCTGCCCGGCTCGCTTCGGGAGATCCCCGGACGGGGCTGGGTGTTCGCCGCGCGCGGTCCTGGGAGGAGGGCGGTAGGGTGGGCGAGCGAGGTGGGATTTCCGCCCCTGGTCGCCCCGCTGCTCCCTGAGCCGATCCCCGTGGGCCGCTATCGGGTGAATCTCTATCCCTGGATATGGGAGAACTATCTCGCGCTTCGGCATGTGCTGTCGCTGACCCCCCAGCGCTGCGACCGGCCGGCGTCCTTCGGGGCTGGGGATCGCCTGGGGATAGCGACCGCTGCTCAGATCGCGGCCATGCGACGATACCCGGTCTTCCCCGTGCTGGCCCAGCAGTCGCCCCGGGAGCTGGCCCGCACCGGCCGGGATTTCCAGTCCGTCCTGCTGGATGCCGCATGGGGGGTGCTGGAGGCCGGCTACACGGGTCCTTTCGGAGCGGATGCCGATCACCTGCAGGAGGAGGAGCAGCTCCACGCGGCGGCCGCCGCCGGTTACTCTCTTTACACCTTCGACCTCCGCCGGGCTCTGGCCCGGGGCCCCCACCCCTGGGAGGAGCTCCCCGCCCGTGCCCGATCCGTGGTTGCCGAGCTGGCCGGACGTCGGATCGAGACGCCGAGGGGCTCCTGGATCCTCCAGGAATCTGCCCTGCATGAGGCGGCCTGCCGGTATACGCCGGCCCTCGAGGACGTGGTTCGCTGGGCCGGGATCCTCCGCGATCAGGGGATCGAGGCCGACCTGGAGGTGTCGGTGGACGAGACGGAGGAGGAAACCCCTCCGGAAGCCCACGCCTTCATCGCCGTGTATCTGCAACGGCGAGGAGCCGCTCTCTGGAGCCTGGCCCCCCGGTTCCCGGGGATCTTCGAGAAGGCGGTCGATTATGAAGGAGACGTGGCGCGCTTTGCCCGCGCCGTGACCCTGCATGCGGCGGTGGCCCGGGCCTTCGGCGGCCATCGCTTGAGCCTCCACTCCGGAAGCGAGAAGTTCCGTATCCTCTCCATCTTCCGGGAGGCGACGGGTGGATGTTTCCATGTGAAAACCTCGGGGACCACATGGCTGCAGGCGGTGCGGGTCATTGCCCGTGTGCGCCCGGAGCTCTTCGCTGAGCTCTACGCCATCGCCCGCGCGCATCTGGAGGAAAGCCGCCGGGATTACCCGATCGCGTTGCGGCCGGAGGACCTCCCCACCGCTCTTCCCGGCGATCCGGAAGCTGCGCTGGCCGATCGCGCGGTGCGACAGCTCTTCCATATCTCTTATGGCGTATTGCTGCGCGAGCGTGGGATGGCGATCCGGGAGCTCCTGGAAAGCCACGAGGCGGAACACGATGCCGCCGTCCGGGAGAACCTGGAGCGCCATCTGGAAACCCTGCTAAAATAG
- the iolO gene encoding 5-keto-L-gluconate epimerase: protein MGWPLAFVLSWQPTRFEAVAAIEELEATLAQLRALGYAGVELAVRDPATVPASPLRALLERYGLRVPAIGTGQAWVEEGLSLTHPDAAVRRAALARLEAHLELAAEWGSLVIIGLIRGRLMAGVDRAQALEWLSEAIARLADRAAYPVRLALEPLNRYETDLLNTVEEALSLIERVGRSQVGVLLDTFHANIEEASLERAIARAGDRLFHVHIADSNRRAPGWGHLDFESVLKALREAGYRGWLSAEVLPQPSLEEAMAQVARWARIALNRSPK from the coding sequence ATGGGATGGCCGCTGGCGTTTGTGCTTTCCTGGCAACCTACCCGCTTTGAAGCCGTTGCCGCCATCGAGGAGCTGGAGGCCACCCTGGCGCAGCTGCGGGCGCTGGGATACGCCGGGGTGGAACTGGCCGTTCGGGATCCGGCGACCGTCCCGGCTTCACCGTTGCGGGCCCTCCTGGAACGCTATGGACTGCGGGTCCCGGCCATCGGCACCGGTCAGGCGTGGGTCGAGGAAGGGTTATCCCTCACCCATCCGGATGCCGCCGTGCGCCGGGCAGCCCTCGCCCGGCTGGAGGCCCACCTGGAGCTGGCGGCGGAATGGGGAAGCCTGGTGATCATCGGGTTGATCCGCGGGCGCCTGATGGCTGGCGTCGATCGGGCCCAGGCGCTCGAATGGCTGAGCGAAGCCATCGCCCGCCTGGCGGACCGGGCCGCCTACCCCGTTCGACTGGCGCTGGAGCCTTTAAACCGCTACGAAACGGACCTGTTGAACACGGTCGAGGAGGCGCTTTCCCTCATCGAGCGGGTGGGGCGATCCCAGGTGGGCGTGCTGCTGGACACGTTCCACGCCAACATAGAGGAAGCTTCCCTGGAGAGGGCCATCGCTCGCGCGGGGGACCGGCTGTTCCATGTGCATATCGCGGACTCCAACCGCCGGGCGCCCGGGTGGGGGCATCTGGATTTTGAGTCTGTCCTGAAGGCGCTTCGAGAGGCGGGCTACCGGGGGTGGCTCTCCGCCGAGGTGCTGCCTCAGCCTTCGCTGGAGGAGGCGATGGCGCAGGTCGCCCGATGGGCGCGTATCGCGCTGAACCGTTCCCCCAAGTAG
- a CDS encoding nucleotidyltransferase domain-containing protein encodes MQNLPSGLPDQERFERTVQRLLRERGEEIEFLVLFGSIARGDWSWRSDYDLLLGLRGADGLRLIDRILHFTPLLEGNVDLFPYSRPEWERMFEERHPLLLEALDHGIVLWDRGAFARMRSIFQQWKARGEVERLPSGWRIRWPREGE; translated from the coding sequence TTGCAGAATCTTCCATCCGGCCTTCCGGATCAGGAGCGCTTTGAGCGGACTGTTCAGCGGCTCCTCCGAGAGCGGGGAGAAGAGATCGAGTTCCTGGTTCTGTTCGGCTCCATCGCCCGGGGAGACTGGTCCTGGCGCAGCGATTATGATCTCCTCCTGGGCCTTCGGGGGGCAGATGGCCTGCGCCTGATCGATCGAATCCTCCACTTCACCCCGCTCCTTGAGGGGAACGTGGACCTCTTCCCATATAGCCGCCCGGAATGGGAGCGGATGTTCGAAGAACGCCATCCGCTGCTTCTGGAGGCTCTGGACCATGGCATCGTCCTCTGGGATCGCGGGGCCTTCGCCCGGATGCGATCGATCTTCCAACAATGGAAAGCCCGCGGGGAGGTGGAACGCCTGCCCTCCGGATGGCGGATCCGATGGCCCCGGGAGGGAGAATGA
- the iolN gene encoding 3-dehydro-scyllo-inosose hydrolase: MSKWQIPPEGGHMDRPTGIYFQNMTGKQVMERLKQNDLIIIPVGATEAHGPHAPYGEDVFLVTRMAEQVALRTGCTVSQPLWFGSHPYHHMGMPGTIVVPEDVFVGMLTAIIAGFWNAGFRKQIILNGHGQEYVIPIAIHRFAKIYKVPAIIVNVNWYHAIPDHFKLKSEGGPYETHFIHGDEVETSWSLALFPEFIRMEDAVDTEPYSFLPTDSEHIDKAGNLLRKPIAWYAQVGLRPIEVKAYQPGVVGKATLASAEKAKPGVEQLLNYLEKLVRDILEAFPPGKLPPLEGVTEREREMLEPYLKMPFEPGWRSLYELHYPM; this comes from the coding sequence ATGAGCAAGTGGCAGATCCCGCCGGAAGGCGGCCATATGGATCGGCCAACGGGGATTTACTTCCAGAACATGACCGGCAAGCAGGTCATGGAGCGCCTGAAGCAGAACGACCTGATCATCATCCCGGTGGGCGCGACGGAGGCCCACGGCCCCCACGCGCCCTACGGGGAGGACGTCTTCTTGGTCACCCGGATGGCCGAACAGGTGGCCCTGCGCACCGGGTGCACGGTGAGCCAGCCGTTGTGGTTCGGCTCCCACCCTTATCACCACATGGGAATGCCGGGGACCATCGTGGTGCCCGAGGATGTGTTCGTCGGGATGCTGACGGCGATCATCGCCGGGTTCTGGAACGCGGGCTTCCGCAAGCAGATCATCCTGAACGGCCATGGGCAGGAATATGTGATCCCTATCGCCATCCACCGTTTCGCCAAGATCTACAAGGTGCCGGCGATCATCGTCAACGTCAACTGGTATCACGCCATCCCTGATCACTTCAAACTGAAATCCGAGGGCGGCCCCTACGAGACCCATTTCATTCACGGGGATGAGGTGGAGACCAGCTGGAGCCTGGCCCTGTTCCCCGAGTTCATTCGCATGGAGGATGCGGTGGACACGGAGCCTTACAGCTTCCTGCCCACGGACAGCGAGCACATCGATAAGGCGGGGAATCTGCTGCGCAAACCCATCGCCTGGTATGCGCAGGTGGGCCTGCGGCCGATCGAGGTCAAGGCCTACCAGCCGGGCGTGGTGGGGAAGGCAACCCTGGCCAGCGCGGAGAAGGCGAAGCCGGGGGTGGAGCAACTGCTAAATTACCTGGAGAAGCTGGTGCGGGACATCCTGGAGGCCTTCCCACCGGGGAAGCTTCCGCCGCTGGAGGGGGTGACCGAGCGGGAACGGGAGATGCTGGAGCCCTACCTCAAGATGCCCTTCGAGCCCGGCTGGCGGAGCCTGTATGAGCTGCATTATCCGATGTGA